In Burkholderia sp. GAS332, one DNA window encodes the following:
- a CDS encoding Uncharacterized membrane protein YadS: MHLNYLGGIAMSDTNQTLPTGAAPGKHRSGHSAHGGGLFSTEDWWAVWIGLLVIVIAWGLFASGGSIKWLAVAPAKWSTVAQAAQDVGKHLPNYAALFIAFALLFGVSLAALKQRVGSFLASFLILFIASALIFMLGAWVNASKYNLEPPLVALALGLLISNVFTLPEWFSAGLRVEFYIKVGIVLLGATLPFTLLVWAGPVAVGQATIVSLVTFFVIFFAAKALGLDRRFAAVLGVGGAVCGVSAAIAIAGAVRAKREQVSVAITLVVLWAIVMIFVLPFASRSLGLSTAVAGAWIGTSEFADAAGIAAAQAYGDFAKHAGGVIAGAPEASLQAFTLMKVVGRDIWIGIWAFVLAIVATTRWESQDNGVKTKAHAGEIWARFPKFVIGFVIASALVTWIASHYSLADYRKIVTPEFVAPITALRTWAFTFCFLSIGLTTRLRSLTSVGLKPFLAFTVGVAVNIAIGYALSAHVFAPYWNSLGQGAR, translated from the coding sequence ATGCACCTCAACTACCTCGGGGGCATTGCGATGAGCGACACCAATCAAACGCTGCCGACCGGCGCTGCGCCCGGCAAGCACCGCAGCGGCCATAGCGCACACGGCGGCGGTCTCTTTTCGACTGAAGACTGGTGGGCCGTCTGGATCGGCCTGCTCGTCATCGTGATCGCCTGGGGGCTGTTCGCCTCGGGCGGTAGCATCAAGTGGCTGGCGGTCGCGCCGGCCAAATGGTCGACTGTGGCACAAGCCGCGCAGGACGTCGGCAAGCATCTGCCGAACTATGCCGCGTTGTTCATCGCGTTCGCGTTGCTATTCGGCGTGAGCCTTGCTGCGCTGAAACAGCGGGTCGGCTCGTTCCTGGCGTCGTTCCTGATCCTGTTCATCGCATCGGCGCTGATCTTCATGTTGGGCGCATGGGTCAATGCGTCGAAGTACAACCTCGAGCCGCCGCTGGTGGCGTTGGCACTCGGCCTATTGATCTCGAACGTGTTCACGCTGCCCGAGTGGTTTTCGGCGGGCTTGCGCGTGGAGTTTTACATCAAGGTCGGCATCGTGCTGCTCGGCGCGACCCTGCCGTTCACCTTGCTGGTGTGGGCGGGGCCGGTCGCGGTCGGGCAGGCGACCATCGTCTCGCTCGTCACCTTCTTCGTCATTTTCTTTGCCGCCAAGGCGCTCGGCCTCGACCGGCGTTTTGCGGCCGTGCTCGGTGTGGGCGGCGCGGTGTGCGGCGTGTCGGCGGCGATTGCGATTGCCGGCGCGGTGCGGGCCAAGCGGGAACAGGTGTCGGTGGCGATCACGCTGGTCGTGCTATGGGCCATCGTGATGATCTTCGTGCTGCCGTTCGCATCGCGTTCACTGGGACTATCGACGGCGGTCGCGGGCGCATGGATCGGCACGTCCGAATTCGCTGACGCTGCCGGCATCGCCGCCGCGCAAGCCTACGGCGACTTCGCGAAGCACGCGGGCGGGGTGATTGCCGGCGCGCCCGAGGCGTCGCTGCAGGCGTTCACCTTGATGAAGGTGGTCGGCCGCGATATCTGGATCGGTATCTGGGCGTTCGTGCTGGCGATCGTCGCAACGACACGCTGGGAATCGCAGGACAACGGCGTCAAAACCAAGGCCCATGCGGGTGAAATCTGGGCGCGCTTTCCGAAATTCGTGATCGGCTTCGTGATCGCGTCGGCGCTGGTGACGTGGATCGCCAGCCACTACTCGTTGGCTGACTACCGCAAGATCGTCACGCCCGAGTTCGTCGCGCCGATTACCGCGCTGCGTACGTGGGCCTTCACGTTCTGTTTTCTGAGCATCGGGTTGACCACACGCCTG